Below is a genomic region from Medicago truncatula cultivar Jemalong A17 chromosome 3, MtrunA17r5.0-ANR, whole genome shotgun sequence.
AATAAATGAGTCCAACTCAGCTGAAAATCAAAGTtgattatttcaaaattatcaattttcaatacCCCAGATACTTTCCCATAACCAAACGAACGCAACAAAGAGAACCCATAACTCTTCAAACCCTCTCATATAAATACCCACCTTCTCTACATAACAACTCACACAAACCAAATATCATGACCCGTTGCTGCCTCTCCCTTCACGCACTCCTTATGGTGCTCCTTCTCCAACCACCCGCACCACATTAATCCCTTCTCTCTCCCAAATTCCCAATCAATTTTCCCAGAAGGTGCATAAACATCACTACAATGCTTGATACAGTTCTTTTGGCACTTTTTCTTCCTTGTCTAGGAATGAGTGCCATCTTCGTCGTCTACATGTGCCTTCTCTACGCCACCACTCGTCACCGTTCAGATTCAAATCCACCGTTGAAGCCGGTCACCGAAAAGGGTCTCTCCCCTTTAGATCTTGAAAAGCTTCCTAAAATCACCGGTAAGGAATTGCTCGCGCCCACCGAATGCGCCGTTTGCCTTGACGA
It encodes:
- the LOC11432144 gene encoding E3 ubiquitin-protein ligase ATL23, whose amino-acid sequence is MLDTVLLALFLPCLGMSAIFVVYMCLLYATTRHRSDSNPPLKPVTEKGLSPLDLEKLPKITGKELLAPTECAVCLDDIVDEQPARLLPGCNHAFHLQCADTWLSKHPMCPLCRAKLDPQSLNSESPC